Proteins from a single region of Flavobacterium sp. YJ01:
- a CDS encoding DUF5004 domain-containing protein: MKCKSLYWLAFMMCFFAISCDNIDDGSYVDPITLYEKVNGNWGLTNLKMVDEVAKANKIEPSEENLSTYFNYEDFKIKFNVDENNKPTSYEVTGNVPPLFAAKGYWALSSDFQPTNSGTNKIYLYSDAQKTQKTDELRLLAVPGKNEEMQIQLTRTSGGVDFVSYVFKLNAIN; the protein is encoded by the coding sequence ATGAAATGTAAAAGTCTTTATTGGTTAGCTTTTATGATGTGTTTTTTTGCGATTAGTTGCGATAACATAGATGACGGAAGCTACGTAGATCCGATTACCCTTTACGAAAAAGTAAATGGAAATTGGGGATTAACAAATCTGAAAATGGTCGACGAAGTTGCCAAGGCAAACAAGATCGAACCAAGTGAAGAAAACTTGAGTACTTATTTCAATTACGAAGATTTTAAAATCAAATTCAACGTAGATGAAAATAACAAACCGACAAGTTACGAAGTTACCGGAAATGTCCCTCCGTTATTTGCTGCAAAGGGATACTGGGCATTAAGTTCAGATTTTCAGCCAACTAATAGTGGCACAAATAAAATCTACTTGTACAGTGATGCACAGAAAACTCAAAAAACAGACGAACTCAGATTACTTGCTGTTCCGGGAAAAAATGAAGAAATGCAAATTCAATTAACCCGTACTTCAGGCGGAGTAGATTTTGTGTCTTATGTATTTAAATTAAATGCTATTAATTAA